The Amaranthus tricolor cultivar Red isolate AtriRed21 chromosome 14, ASM2621246v1, whole genome shotgun sequence DNA window TGTGCAGGTTTTGTTGTGTACAAGGCTACAAGCCAATAACAAATTTTCACGCGTCAAATCTCTAGTCTTTTTTTCTAATAGCTTGCCGTGAACTCTTAAATGGTTGTTGAATCTTTTCCAAGATGTAGGCGCAGAACAAGCTTCTTTGCTAtcattttttatgtttgattgatATATCGAGAAAGAATTTTGAAcgccttttaaatcatagttatacaTTATACCCGATCATAGTGGTCACGGCTATGTTGACATCTTGTTATGGAATTTCAGGTATGCATCCGATGCGAATGCTACAGGCTTTTGCCGCTCACCTCAGCTAAAAGTTGCTGATTTCTCATTCAACTTCTTTGTTGGGAGCATACCGAAATGCTTGCTACATCTGCCAGGGTTAGTGTAGACATTATCGTATGATACTTCAAATTCTCTATTACCTACACAAATTTCCGGAAAATCTCTATTTATCGGAAATAAGTATGAATGTTTTGAATCTTCTGCAGCTCAAGCTTTCAGGGTAACTGTCTTCAAGATAAGGATTCAAAACAGCGGTCTGTTGCACAATGTGGTATGTACAAGTTAAATTGGAAGATTATCTACTTGCTCTGTTTTTTCGTATTTTTTTGTCTATTACCAATCATCGCTCGATCTTATGCCTTTCTTTGCTCCAAGGAAGGGGGATCAATATTATGCTTTTTGAAgcttaaagaatgaaaaagaaaataagggtGATATAATACGAGTAAATGACGATGTGTTGAGGCTTGTTTTGGGAATTTTCTATATTTAACTTGGTTTGCATATGCTTTCTagtcatagtgtaaaaataggGCCGCATCGCATCGGGTCGGccgtgttgtaaaggttttcaaaaataaacaacCGATATTTCgcgtgttgtaaaggtgtaaaaaaacgcTTTTGGGTTGTATCTAaagatatcttatggttttgagcgatatttaggcgttacgatATCTGCATCACTAACTAATAGTATGTATGAGTTTGAATAAACACCTTAAAATGTCTAAGTGTAGATCTTCCTTCATTGGAAAGGTGCAATGCTGATGCAACCATTGGTAGAGCCTCTTTTAAGGTCGAAAATCTTTTATGTGGATAAATTTAGTCTGCTTATTTCAGGATCTTTAGCACCAGCTAAAACGCATTCAAACACTAGTGTTAGAACAAAGAGTAAGCCTTCCAAGAGTGAAGTTAGTCATCACAACACGTCAAAACCTACTTGGCTTTTGGCTTTAGAAATTGTGACCGGAACCATGGTGGGTGTCCTCTTCGTTACTGCTCTAATAACTGGTTATAAAAGATGCGACCATAAATCATCTATGATCATCCCTTGGAAGAAATCAGGAAGTCACAAAGATCGCTTGGCTGTGTACATAGGTAAATCTTTCACTCTAGCAACTACGCCCTTCGGTTTATTGATTAAGTAGCGTTTGCTAATTTTTTTGCTCCAAAATAATCTTTCAAATAGATTCGGAGTCGTTGAAAGATATAGTGAGATTCAATAGACAAGAGCTTGAAGTGGCTTGTGAAGATTTCAGTAATATCATTGGAACCTCCTCGGATAGTATGGTTTACAAAGGCACAATGAAAGGTGGATCTGAGATTGCTGTGATATCCTTCTGCATCAAAGAAGAACAATGGACCGGCTATTATGAGCTATACTTCCAAAAAGAGGTATAGGTGTAGTTTGTTGGAAAAATAATCCACATGTGATCTCATATTGACAAATTAGATAGAGGTTGACTAACTTATAAGCTTGATGAGTTACTCctattaccaattggttttaggatgaaacTTCATCAAGTTCGTGTGtagttagaggtgttcaaaacagatccgACAACCCGATATTTACCCGACTTTGAAACCGAACCCGACTTCAaagtgaatttaaaataatataaaaatcaatgtggataCAAGACCCAATTTTGACTCGATTCGAAATATCTAACCCGAAATTGACACGATGACTCGAATGAACACTTCTATGTGCAGCCAACTCTCCTCTTATGTGGGGTCTTGTTGCGTACAAGTCCGTTAACAAATTTATCACAGTTATGTTTTTCTATGGCCCACTTGAAGCATGGTGATGTTATCTCTGACTTTCACTTTGAATCATGATCAGGTAGCAGATTTAGCTAGACTAAATCATGAGAATGCAGCTAAATTTTTGGGCTATTGCCGAGAAAGTGCTCCTTTAACAAGAATGCTCGTTTTTGAGTATGCATCTAATGGAACATTATACGAACACCTGCATGGTAAGTGAACTTTACGCATCATCAGTTTTTGTGCTTCGGCTTTATAAAGTGGCAGAGGTGTTGATTCTGTGTTTGAGATTGCAGCCATGTTTGAAGATGGAGAAGGTTGCTTATTGTCTTGGACAAGGCGGATGAAAATCATAATTGGCATTGCGCGTGGACTAAGATATCTTCATACTGAACTCAACCCACCTTTTACTATATCCGAGTTGAATTCTAGTGCCGTGTATCTAACCGAAGATTTTTCACCCAAGGTAGCATTTGTATTTTCGATTTTGTGTAACTATCTTTTCATAGACTATTTTCATTTTGGCTTGGGATTTAACATATTCAAATTAGATGATATCCGTTAGAggatataacatatcctagggcctcaaccatcagtgtaagcttttggttgagttgattccttaatATGTTATCAAAAGTCACGTGATAAGCGGTCACAGGTTCAAACCTCAATCAACCCTTTTAAAGCGGAATATTCAGCATTAGGTATAAGGAGGgtctgtgttgcatccacacttctagcccagaAGGGGCCTATTTGAGTGTACAACATATTTTAGGGGCCCTCAACCATTAggtttaagcttttagttgagctGGTTCCTTGATAATATGTTGGTAGAGGCATAAAAGTAATAACTTGattaattgaagaaaaattATCTTGCAGCTGGTTGATTTTGAAAGCTGGAAAACCATCATAGCAAGATCGGAGAAAAATTCATCAGCCATAAACAGCAATGGTGATATTTGTGTTCTTCCACGTTCAATTGAAGCACGACATCTAGACGTAAAGGGTAACGTGTACGCATTTGGAGTACTCCTACTCGAGATTGTCAGTGGAAGACAACCCTTCTCCAAAGAGACGGGAAGCTTGGTAGATTGGGTATGATTACTTCCAATCTGTTTGagcatataacatattttgaggcctcaatcatcagcttaaacttttgattgagttggttccttgacatggtatcagaagccaacgtgacaaaaggtcacggCCCTCACGGGTTTGAATTTCAACTTCcactcatttaaagtgaaatagtTAGTGTTAGGAATGAGGAGGTCTTGTGTCGCATTCACACTTTTAGCCCAATGGGCTCTTATGTGAGGGGCGTGTTagggtatataacatattttggagcctcaaccatcaacgtaagtttttggttgaattgattcCTTGACACAATCATTAAAATTGAAGTTTCTACTTATACCAACTATAAAATGACTTAATTCAGATCAACTTGTTCTTCAATTAATAGCAAATTTTGGTGTTACAGGCTAGAGAGTACCTTGAGGTAGCTGAGGTAATGCCCTATATAGTGGACAAAAACTTAAAGCATTTTGAATACGAGGACCTCAAAGCCATTTGCGAGGCAGCAAGTCTGTGCCTGAATCCCGACCCTGTCAAGCGACCACTAATGTACGACTTGTGCACATTGTTGGAGAACCGCATTGATTTATCTATGTCCGCAGAGCTTAGATCATCATCTTTGGCATGGGCCGAATTAGCGCTCTCTACTTGATATTGTCGATACTAACATACTTGGTGTAAAGCAAATTATAGTCTCTTGATTGATCCCCTTCCATTTTTTTCGTCAGCCTTCAACCATCTATTTTATTGGTCTTTCTTTGTTGAAGATCTGTAAAGTTTTGGTCTTTCTTCCTCTTGTGGTTTAGGCAATTATGTAAAGAGTTAGAAAGTATTGTTGTGTATCGAGTGCCCACTAAATTAATTGATAAGCAGACTTAAAATATGTGGATAAATAACTAAAGACAGttaaaaagtgataaaaatatTTTGGGAAATTTTATGCAGTGATCTTGagtatttagtttttttataaatgttttttaaatttgtatggTTACTTTGACCTTTCAACTTTTTCATGTGGaatacaaaatattaagtttttagttaaatttgtatttattttgattagattttgaaatatatgaaatttttt harbors:
- the LOC130799662 gene encoding probable LRR receptor-like serine/threonine-protein kinase At1g63430, translating into MGFLICLLNKEVSESFCIKMRALTWVLVQFAIFGAFTVKCDSLVSVEVLALTAFKEAIYDDPYLVLSNWNGLDATPCEWSGVTCSIAKDHVVKLNISGCSMKGFIAPELGLLSNLQELLLHGNNLIGIIPKEIGKLKNLKVLDLGANQLSGPIPHEIENLNSLVKLNLQSNGLTGTMPSELGNLRNLQELYLDRNKLQGTVPGAANANFSASMHGMYASDANATGFCRSPQLKVADFSFNFFVGSIPKCLLHLPGSSFQGNCLQDKDSKQRSVAQCGSLAPAKTHSNTSVRTKSKPSKSEVSHHNTSKPTWLLALEIVTGTMVGVLFVTALITGYKRCDHKSSMIIPWKKSGSHKDRLAVYIDSESLKDIVRFNRQELEVACEDFSNIIGTSSDSMVYKGTMKGGSEIAVISFCIKEEQWTGYYELYFQKEVADLARLNHENAAKFLGYCRESAPLTRMLVFEYASNGTLYEHLHAMFEDGEGCLLSWTRRMKIIIGIARGLRYLHTELNPPFTISELNSSAVYLTEDFSPKLVDFESWKTIIARSEKNSSAINSNGDICVLPRSIEARHLDVKGNVYAFGVLLLEIVSGRQPFSKETGSLVDWAREYLEVAEVMPYIVDKNLKHFEYEDLKAICEAASLCLNPDPVKRPLMYDLCTLLENRIDLSMSAELRSSSLAWAELALST